One Brassica oleracea var. oleracea cultivar TO1000 chromosome C7, BOL, whole genome shotgun sequence genomic window carries:
- the LOC106302273 gene encoding ketohexokinase produces MTSRSNKVVPGHPIVLGCGQLCLDYLVTVPSFPVPDQKIRCTSFKVQGGGNTGNTLTCAARLGLASRILAKVADDSQGRWMLEELESSGVDTSFCVTAKDGVSHFNYVIVDNQTNTRTCVFTPGYPPLLPDDLTESLLSDVLDRVRVIHVTGRSRETELLLAQKAHSKNVSILINAEKRREGLDKLLDLADYAVCSTHFPQDWTGSPSSPSALLSMLIRLPKLKFVIMTLGEDGCVMLERCPNEVPESEETDIDELHESLKQSTDFTSVLPVCNSSMVTRLKGNVTGRLYIVTAEKIPSSELMDTTGAGDAFTGGLLYGLCTDMTLEETLTFASRVAACCCRGLGARTTLPFRTDPNVAAFLGA; encoded by the exons CCCGACCAAAAGATCCGATGCACGAGCTTCAAG GTTCAAGGAGGTGGAAACACTGGGAATACTTTGACATGCGCTGCTCGTTTGGGTTTGGCTTCTAGGATCTTAGCTAAG GTTGCTGATGATTCTCAAGGGAGATGGATGCTAGAGGAACTAGAATCTAGCGGCGTCGATACTTCCTTTTGTGTG ACAGCTAAAGATGGAGTTTCACATTTTAATTACGTCATTGTAGATAACCAAAC GAATACTCGCACGTGCGTTTTCACACCAGGATATCCTCCTTTGCTCCCAGATGACCTTACAGAATCCCTCCTTTCAGATGTGCTTGATAGGGTGAGAGTTATACATGTAACTGGGAGGTCTCGAGAAACCGAATTGCTTCTTGCGCAAAAG GCACATAGCAAGAATGTATCCATCTTAATCAACGCAGAGAAAAGACGGGAGGGACTAGATAAGCTCCTTGACTTAGCTGATTATGCCGTTTGCTCTACTCACTTCCCTCAG GATTGGACTGGGTCACCATCATCCCCTAGTGCGCTTCTCTCTATGCTCATTAGACTACCGAAGCTAAAGTTTGTAATCATGACTTTGGGGGAAGACGGTTGTGTGATGCTCGAGAGATGTCCCAATG AGGTTCCAGAATCAGAAGAAACAGACATCGATGAACTACACGAGTCTCTGAAGCAAAGCACAGACTTTACAAGTGTTTTACCGGTCTGCAATTCATCG ATGGTTACTAGACTGAAAGGAAATGTTACAGGGAGATTGTATATCGTAACAGCTGAGAAAATACCTTCATCGGAGCTTATGGACACAACAGGGGCAGGAGATGCGTTCACTGGAGGTTTGCTCTATG GTTTGTGCACAGACATGACTTTAGAAGAAACGCTGACATTTGCATCTCGAGTA GCTGCTTGTTGCTGCAGAGGTTTAGGGGCTCGAACAACTCTTCCATTCCGTACTGATCCAAATGTTGCAGCTTTCTTGGGAGCATGA